A region from the Bactrocera dorsalis isolate Fly_Bdor chromosome 1, ASM2337382v1, whole genome shotgun sequence genome encodes:
- the LOC105229234 gene encoding eukaryotic translation initiation factor 3 subunit K has product MSHMVKMENGQSQTIQEMLGCIERYNPDHLKTLEAYVEDQAKNNTYDLEANLAVLKLYQFNPHMLNFDITYTILLKCLTNLPHTDFVMAKCLLLPQQMKDGTVQTIIDLADILERTDFTLFWQRAEVNRSIFRHISGFHDSIRKFVCHVVGITFQTIRKDLLKELLGGIEDSTLDQWIKKYGWKHQGNLIVIAVQDEKIKTKNITEKIEFDNLGGLMAQCL; this is encoded by the exons ATGTCGCATATGGTGAAAATGGAAAATGGTCAAAGTCAAACTATTCAAGAGATGTTAGGCTGCATTGAACG GTACAACCCGGATCATCTTAAAACGCTGGAAGCTTATGTCGAAGATCAAGCTAAAAATAACACCTACGATTTGGAGGCAAATCTGGCAGTGCTCAAACTTTATCAGTTCAACCCACATATGCTTAACTTCGACATCACATATACAATACTGTTGAAGTGTTTGACAAACCTGCCGCATACAGACTTTGTTATggcaaaatgtttattattgcCACAACAAATGAAGGACGGAACCGTGCAGACCATAATTGATTTGGCCGACATATTAGAGCGCACAGATTTCACATTGTTTTGGCAGCGTGCTGAAGTAAACCGATCCATATTTCGTCATATTTCTGGTTTCCATGATTCCATTCGTAAGTTCGTATGTCACGTTGTAGGAATAACTTTCCAAACTATCAGGAAGGATTTGCTAAAGGAACTCTTAGGTGGAATTGAAG ATTCAACACTTGATCAGTGGATAAAGAAATATGGCTGGAAACATCAAGGAAATTTAATTGTCATCGCTGTTCAAGATGAGAAAATTAAGACGAAAAACATAACTGAAAAGATTGAGTTTGATAACTTGGGTGGTTTAATGGCTCAATGCTTGTAA